The following proteins come from a genomic window of Methanobrevibacter ruminantium:
- a CDS encoding acetolactate synthase, which yields MYKITQLSIFLENKMGKLYHVLDLLAQNDINIRALFLADTTEFGILRLVVQDPIKAKEILESNDYIVKNTPIIGAELDDTPGGLSSILKILKDEGIDLEYLYAFTHEKSEKAILLLQSKDLDELVSILNAYKIPLVPAEEVYNL from the coding sequence ATGTATAAGATAACACAACTATCTATATTTTTAGAAAATAAAATGGGGAAATTGTATCATGTTTTAGATTTGCTTGCTCAAAATGACATAAACATCAGAGCATTATTCTTAGCAGACACAACTGAATTTGGTATTTTAAGATTGGTAGTTCAAGACCCTATAAAAGCAAAGGAAATTTTGGAAAGCAATGATTACATCGTTAAAAACACCCCAATCATTGGAGCGGAACTAGATGACACTCCGGGCGGACTTTCATCAATCCTAAAAATCTTGAAAGATGAGGGAATAGACCTTGAATACCTTTATGCATTTACTCATGAAAAGTCTGAAAAAGCTATTCTTTTATTACAGTCCAAAGATTTGGATGAATTGGTATCAATTTTAAATGCTTATAAAATACCATTAGTGCCTGCAGAAGAAGTTTATAATTTATAA
- a CDS encoding DUF2115 domain-containing protein: MFEELHELLEDKRISKNGLLAILKEKAQKISVFDLMDAHQYILQDVAFVQDKYQDDFRQAYVKQFIGHINNIKNDNTDYDSRGKKERIDKKQFEKSLEDLHNVYDGVNFDKDKVQLIYCLVSLYATFILEEPIHSLDTPFPGNLKIKKLGKFYYCPVKATQKNTEGAVCNICISREIDYDPELNASS, encoded by the coding sequence ATGTTTGAAGAATTGCATGAACTCTTAGAGGATAAAAGGATTTCAAAGAATGGGCTGTTGGCTATTTTAAAGGAAAAGGCTCAAAAGATATCTGTTTTCGATTTGATGGATGCCCATCAGTATATACTTCAGGATGTGGCGTTTGTACAGGATAAATATCAGGATGACTTCCGTCAAGCTTATGTTAAGCAATTCATTGGTCATATAAACAATATTAAAAATGACAATACAGATTATGACAGCAGGGGCAAAAAGGAGAGAATTGATAAAAAACAGTTTGAAAAATCATTAGAGGATTTGCATAATGTTTATGATGGCGTGAACTTTGACAAGGATAAGGTACAGCTTATTTACTGTTTGGTTTCTTTATATGCCACTTTTATATTGGAGGAACCTATTCATTCACTGGACACTCCTTTCCCAGGCAATTTGAAGATTAAGAAGTTAGGTAAGTTTTATTATTGTCCTGTCAAGGCAACTCAAAAGAATACTGAAGGGGCAGTTTGCAATATCTGCATTTCACGTGAGATCGATTATGATCCAGAGTTAAATGCCAGCAGTTAG
- the aroE gene encoding shikimate dehydrogenase, with product MVDGKTRILGVIGDPIEHTFSPAMQNAGLDALNLNYIYLPFHVKPNGLKECIEGAKAMGIQGLNVTIPHKTNVMKHLDEIDQVASMIGAVNTIQFISDENNESNQNNEINVTTKGFNTDGYGCLRAINEKTSINKKKVTITGAGGAARAVAFQIASSGIDELSILNRNFTKAESLANDLRSNLSNAGIDISINSCEMDYLKKELDSSDIFIDTTPIGMYPNVNDKPIASADMLHEGLVVNDIVYTPMETSLIKEAKKANAQVVYGYEMLLYQGIRSFEIWLGRDAPADVMEKALLDVLGI from the coding sequence ATGGTAGATGGAAAAACAAGGATTTTGGGAGTTATTGGAGATCCTATTGAACACACTTTCTCTCCAGCAATGCAAAATGCTGGACTTGATGCTTTAAACTTAAATTACATTTATCTTCCATTTCATGTCAAACCAAATGGATTGAAAGAATGCATTGAAGGTGCAAAGGCTATGGGCATACAAGGTTTGAATGTTACAATACCACATAAAACCAATGTCATGAAACACCTTGATGAAATCGATCAAGTAGCTTCAATGATTGGTGCAGTAAATACTATTCAATTCATTTCTGATGAAAATAATGAATCCAATCAAAATAATGAAATCAATGTTACAACAAAAGGATTCAACACTGATGGATATGGATGTCTCCGTGCAATTAATGAAAAAACTTCAATAAATAAGAAAAAAGTTACTATCACGGGTGCAGGTGGAGCAGCAAGGGCAGTTGCATTTCAGATAGCAAGCAGTGGAATTGATGAGTTGTCAATATTGAATCGTAATTTCACCAAAGCGGAATCACTTGCAAATGATTTAAGATCCAATTTAAGCAATGCAGGAATTGATATTAGTATAAATAGCTGTGAAATGGATTATCTGAAAAAAGAATTGGACAGTTCAGACATATTTATAGACACAACACCTATTGGAATGTATCCTAATGTGAATGATAAGCCAATAGCAAGTGCAGATATGCTTCATGAGGGTCTTGTTGTAAATGATATAGTTTACACTCCTATGGAAACATCCTTGATAAAAGAGGCTAAAAAAGCCAATGCACAAGTTGTTTATGGATATGAGATGCTCTTGTATCAGGGAATCAGAAGCTTTGAGATATGGTTAGGTAGAGATGCTCCAGCAGATGTGATGGAAAAGGCATTATTGGATGTTTTAGGTATTTAA
- a CDS encoding phenylacetate--CoA ligase family protein, translating into MWNEEIECMSREDIFELQLKKLQATVKRAFDKIPFYTEKYTQANVFPEDIETLKDIEKLPFLTKDDLRACYPFGMFAVDKKEIIEVHSSSGTTGKPVVSGYTQGDIDNWGEIVARGLTMMGLDEDDIIQNTHGYGLFTGGFGVHYGAHRLGATIIPISTGQTRRQVEIMADFGTTCLIFTPSYGIYLGEVAKEEGIDFEKLGLKAIGFGAEMWTAEMRERIEDTFKTKAYNIYGLTELMGPGVGMECPAQNGLHIAEDFFYPEIIDPNTGNTLPEGTHGELVLTNLERESMPIIRFRTKDLTALHYDTCACGRTLARMERITGRSDDMIKVKGVAVFPSQIEKALLKVSDIEPHYQIIVTRPDIMDEIEIKVEASESLFSDDIKEMIGVKRKIGEYIQNEIGIAVNVSLVAPKSIPRSTKGKIQRVIDKRNLH; encoded by the coding sequence ATGTGGAATGAAGAAATTGAATGCATGTCAAGAGAAGACATTTTTGAACTTCAATTGAAGAAGTTGCAAGCTACTGTAAAAAGGGCATTTGACAAGATCCCATTTTATACCGAAAAGTACACTCAAGCAAATGTTTTCCCTGAAGACATAGAAACCTTAAAGGATATTGAAAAGTTGCCATTCCTTACTAAAGATGATTTAAGAGCATGTTATCCATTTGGAATGTTTGCAGTTGATAAAAAGGAAATCATAGAGGTACACTCCTCTTCTGGAACTACTGGAAAGCCTGTTGTAAGCGGATACACCCAAGGAGACATTGACAATTGGGGAGAAATCGTTGCAAGAGGACTTACCATGATGGGTCTTGATGAAGACGATATCATACAGAACACTCATGGTTACGGATTGTTTACAGGAGGATTCGGTGTTCACTATGGGGCTCATAGATTAGGGGCAACAATCATCCCTATTTCAACCGGCCAAACAAGAAGGCAAGTCGAAATCATGGCAGACTTTGGAACTACCTGCCTTATTTTCACCCCTTCCTATGGCATATACCTTGGAGAAGTGGCTAAAGAGGAAGGAATAGACTTTGAAAAACTCGGCCTTAAGGCAATTGGTTTTGGAGCTGAAATGTGGACAGCTGAAATGAGAGAGAGAATCGAAGACACATTCAAGACCAAGGCTTACAATATCTACGGACTTACCGAATTGATGGGTCCAGGTGTAGGTATGGAATGTCCTGCACAGAACGGTTTGCACATTGCGGAGGATTTCTTCTATCCTGAAATCATTGACCCGAATACTGGAAACACCTTGCCTGAAGGCACTCACGGAGAATTGGTATTGACCAACCTTGAAAGGGAAAGCATGCCTATAATCAGATTCAGAACAAAAGACCTCACTGCACTTCACTATGACACTTGTGCATGTGGAAGGACCCTTGCAAGAATGGAAAGGATCACTGGAAGATCTGATGACATGATCAAGGTTAAGGGAGTTGCTGTATTCCCATCACAAATCGAAAAGGCACTTCTTAAGGTCAGTGACATCGAGCCTCACTACCAAATCATCGTTACCCGTCCGGACATAATGGATGAAATTGAAATCAAGGTTGAAGCTTCTGAATCTCTCTTCTCAGATGACATTAAAGAGATGATCGGTGTAAAGCGTAAAATCGGCGAATACATTCAAAATGAGATTGGAATCGCAGTTAACGTTAGCCTAGTTGCACCAAAAAGCATTCCAAGAAGCACAAAAGGCAAAATACAAAGAGTAATTGACAAACGTAATTTACATTAA
- a CDS encoding acyltransferase: MFYFDALRALAIISVILVHVFDGGTRHLIVADYGAIPSLNWFVCSFIINFFRVGVPLFLMLSGALSLGRDWTIKSFLSKRLPRIIYPFLFWLFFLSICLVFINSFIHPLKISGFFSLITLGALGKNNYFYQDWFFWMILGTYLIMPVFNKWIQHSENNELEYFLFFWLITCIFDFTLKMPFPIKLSYFTSPIGLVVLGYYLRYTERELLNKKYFAILLIFFSIGSMMVCSYLFSSTTLIYRFDRYALFMALNAAGVFLLFKNINLNPKGIIRDFITKVAQYNYGIYLVHVAVLSVTIEIFENTMPYNLWTIILLLVTLFVPMGFLYLFSNVPYLKNIIGVK, translated from the coding sequence ATCTTCTATTTTGATGCTTTGAGGGCATTGGCAATCATTTCAGTAATTTTAGTCCATGTTTTTGATGGAGGCACCAGACATTTGATAGTTGCAGATTATGGTGCAATTCCAAGCTTGAACTGGTTTGTCTGCTCATTTATAATTAATTTCTTCAGAGTAGGAGTTCCGCTATTTCTAATGCTCTCTGGAGCCTTGTCATTAGGCAGGGACTGGACAATAAAGTCATTCTTATCAAAGAGATTGCCAAGAATAATCTACCCATTCCTCTTTTGGTTATTCTTCCTATCAATTTGTCTGGTTTTCATCAATTCTTTCATACATCCGTTGAAAATAAGTGGATTTTTTAGCTTGATTACATTAGGGGCATTAGGCAAAAACAACTATTTCTATCAGGATTGGTTCTTTTGGATGATACTTGGAACATACCTGATCATGCCTGTTTTCAATAAATGGATACAGCATTCAGAAAATAATGAATTGGAATATTTCCTGTTTTTCTGGCTAATAACATGCATATTTGACTTTACATTAAAGATGCCGTTTCCAATAAAGCTTAGCTACTTTACAAGCCCTATCGGACTTGTTGTCCTTGGATATTACCTTAGATATACTGAAAGGGAATTATTGAACAAAAAATACTTTGCAATACTGTTAATATTCTTTTCAATTGGATCCATGATGGTATGTTCATACCTATTCTCCAGCACAACATTAATCTACAGATTTGACAGATATGCACTATTCATGGCATTGAATGCAGCAGGAGTCTTCCTATTGTTTAAGAACATTAATTTAAATCCAAAAGGAATTATAAGGGATTTCATTACAAAAGTGGCTCAGTACAACTATGGAATCTATCTGGTCCATGTAGCAGTCCTGTCCGTTACAATTGAAATCTTTGAAAATACAATGCCTTACAATCTTTGGACAATCATATTGCTTTTAGTTACCCTATTTGTTCCAATGGGATTTTTATATCTATTCAGCAATGTTCCTTACTTAAAAAACATTATTGGAGTAAAATAG
- a CDS encoding ATPase, whose amino-acid sequence MDDFLSSFVLNEEKKELSDSKKDVMKFLKQIGVDTRFVSFFDDGGDIKLYIENLRFSKFSKKRRETFNRHYPDMMVVRSSLFQKICSRSSKTLAESLSPKERILIPRMDNDYNKFLYIVIEPYSRKYGIRFIEYDENISADGFDSVISPLNLNQEVNHILNDIFDGKGIEWDRKLDLSNIYDFDLKDKDIIFPFINVPQEWINDFLGIEKEYEIDYENEDIAESFMGFLTEINPQFKENVLAASSFLESHQK is encoded by the coding sequence ATGGATGATTTTCTATCAAGTTTTGTTTTGAATGAGGAAAAAAAGGAACTTTCTGATTCAAAGAAGGATGTCATGAAGTTCTTAAAGCAAATAGGTGTTGATACCCGTTTTGTCAGTTTCTTTGATGATGGTGGAGACATTAAGCTTTATATAGAAAATCTCCGCTTTTCAAAGTTTTCCAAAAAAAGAAGAGAAACATTCAACAGGCATTATCCTGATATGATGGTTGTAAGATCATCTCTTTTTCAAAAGATCTGTTCAAGGTCTTCAAAGACATTGGCAGAGTCATTAAGTCCTAAGGAAAGGATTCTCATTCCAAGAATGGATAATGATTACAACAAGTTTTTATACATAGTGATTGAGCCTTATTCAAGAAAATATGGCATAAGATTCATTGAATATGATGAAAACATCAGTGCAGATGGCTTTGATTCTGTCATTTCTCCATTGAACCTGAATCAGGAAGTGAATCATATCCTGAATGATATCTTTGATGGAAAGGGAATCGAATGGGATAGGAAATTGGACTTATCCAATATTTATGATTTTGACTTAAAGGATAAGGACATCATATTTCCATTTATCAATGTTCCACAAGAGTGGATAAATGACTTTTTAGGAATTGAAAAGGAATATGAAATAGACTATGAAAACGAAGACATTGCAGAGTCATTCATGGGATTCCTAACTGAGATCAATCCTCAATTCAAGGAAAATGTATTGGCGGCATCTTCATTTTTGGAAAGTCATCAAAAGTAA
- a CDS encoding PINc/VapC family ATPase encodes MKRIVPDTSAIIEGNVEKIIKEKELNYPEIIIPEAVISELEHQANNQRPTGIRGLKNVKKLQDLAEIGEISIKITGRRPTKFEKDNAKLGEIDGLIRDVAKDELALLLTSDKIQAKTAEAQGIPTIYYAQEYKGAIDLKIAKFFDDDTMSVHLKENVVPMAKKGKPGHIELVKLADEKFTYKQLEAIAEEILEKERYDAKTYLEVDKQGAIVVQSRDLRISIARPPFSEALEITAVRPVAEVSLDQYHLSSQLIERLTNSARGILISGSPGAGKSTFAQAIAKFYDEYLNKVVKTMESPRDLQVGDTITQYAPLEGDMENTADILLLVRPDFTIYDELRKNHDFKIFADMRLAGVGMIGVVHATRPIDAIQRIASRVDLGTIPSIVDTTIYIEDGEISAIYENKLTVKVPSGMEERDLARPVIEVRDFETGTLVNEIYTYGEQTIVMDIGMVEQSKKAKMNQEKTPVQMIAEREILRTMKRITPKAAIEVSMESDRRVNIYITEKYIPKIIGKGGKRIAELENEIGISMNVEPLEKAPDSFAERLSKKSGKSKSKKAKKDKHKKSKKSQLKEYNDNIDNYLIDEGKKDYSNDNYYDLSEESDEFDDYEEGETSEFYYEVFELYPEIRKDHIVLPIGKKYVGSAFDILLEDKYLFTATVGKRGYVKLHKNLDLTEEIIDGLDKGLRVIARVRD; translated from the coding sequence ATAAAAAGGATTGTTCCGGATACAAGTGCAATCATTGAAGGAAATGTGGAAAAGATCATTAAGGAAAAGGAATTGAACTATCCTGAAATAATCATACCGGAAGCTGTAATCTCAGAACTTGAACATCAAGCTAACAATCAAAGACCAACTGGCATCAGAGGCCTTAAGAATGTAAAGAAACTTCAGGATTTAGCTGAAATCGGTGAAATATCAATCAAAATAACCGGCAGAAGACCTACCAAATTTGAAAAGGACAATGCAAAGCTTGGAGAAATAGACGGATTAATCCGGGATGTTGCTAAAGATGAACTAGCATTACTCTTAACAAGCGATAAAATCCAAGCGAAAACTGCTGAAGCGCAGGGAATTCCTACCATATACTATGCACAGGAATATAAAGGTGCAATAGACTTGAAAATAGCCAAATTCTTTGATGATGACACAATGAGTGTTCATTTAAAGGAAAATGTTGTTCCTATGGCTAAAAAGGGAAAGCCAGGACATATTGAACTTGTGAAGCTCGCAGATGAAAAATTCACATACAAGCAGTTGGAAGCTATTGCAGAGGAAATCCTTGAAAAGGAAAGGTATGATGCAAAAACATACCTTGAAGTGGACAAGCAAGGTGCAATTGTAGTGCAATCCAGAGACCTTAGGATATCAATAGCAAGACCTCCTTTCTCAGAAGCGCTGGAAATAACTGCTGTAAGGCCTGTTGCTGAAGTCTCACTTGACCAATACCACTTATCAAGTCAATTGATTGAAAGGCTAACAAACAGTGCAAGGGGAATACTCATTTCAGGTTCACCTGGAGCAGGAAAAAGTACATTTGCACAGGCAATAGCTAAATTCTATGATGAATACCTAAACAAAGTGGTCAAAACAATGGAATCTCCAAGAGACTTGCAGGTTGGAGACACAATTACCCAATATGCACCTCTTGAAGGGGATATGGAGAACACTGCAGACATATTATTGTTAGTAAGGCCTGACTTCACAATTTACGATGAGCTTAGAAAGAACCATGACTTCAAGATATTTGCAGATATGAGACTTGCAGGTGTCGGAATGATTGGTGTTGTTCATGCAACAAGGCCTATCGATGCAATTCAAAGGATTGCAAGCAGAGTTGACTTAGGTACAATTCCATCAATCGTAGACACTACAATCTATATTGAAGACGGTGAAATATCAGCCATTTATGAAAACAAGCTTACTGTAAAGGTTCCAAGTGGAATGGAAGAAAGAGATCTTGCAAGACCTGTAATTGAAGTAAGGGACTTTGAAACAGGAACATTAGTCAACGAGATTTACACTTATGGTGAACAGACTATCGTAATGGATATTGGAATGGTGGAACAGTCCAAAAAGGCAAAGATGAATCAGGAAAAGACTCCTGTCCAAATGATAGCGGAAAGGGAAATCCTAAGAACCATGAAAAGGATAACTCCAAAGGCAGCCATTGAAGTGAGCATGGAAAGCGATAGGAGAGTAAACATTTACATAACCGAGAAATACATTCCTAAAATCATTGGAAAAGGAGGTAAAAGAATAGCTGAACTTGAAAATGAGATTGGAATCAGCATGAATGTTGAACCTCTTGAAAAGGCACCTGACAGTTTTGCTGAAAGACTTTCAAAAAAATCCGGGAAGTCCAAATCCAAAAAGGCTAAGAAAGACAAGCATAAGAAGTCCAAAAAGTCCCAATTGAAAGAGTATAATGACAATATTGATAATTACCTCATCGATGAAGGCAAAAAGGATTACAGCAATGACAATTACTATGACTTAAGCGAAGAGTCAGATGAATTTGATGATTATGAAGAAGGAGAAACCTCTGAATTCTACTATGAAGTCTTTGAGCTCTATCCTGAAATAAGAAAGGACCATATCGTATTGCCTATCGGCAAAAAATATGTCGGCAGTGCTTTTGACATTCTTTTAGAGGACAAATACCTATTTACAGCAACTGTAGGCAAAAGAGGTTATGTAAAGCTTCATAAGAACCTTGACTTGACTGAAGAAATCATAGATGGTTTGGATAAGGGATTAAGAGTTATTGCAAGAGTTAGAGATTGA
- the hisS gene encoding histidine--tRNA ligase, with protein sequence MEFERPRGTRDFLFEEMRQRKHAEDILRNVFENYGFCEVQTPLFEDLKLFTTKSGEEIVDQLYNFKDKGDRDLALRPEITAPIARLYLNELQKTSKPIKIYYYGSCFRYERPQKGRFRQFWQFGCELIGAKTPEGEAEVIAMCNDAIEKLGITTAEFNVNHLGIIRGLFNHFDIDTATQREIMVVIDKGDKELLKESLVGDNPIIKDKPELNEVLFKLMDMVGDSSIIEAIDELVSPYEETKEALEEFKELVKTLESFQVFNYKLNLGVARGLDYYTGIVFEVYVEGLGAQKQVCGGGTYNLVKLFGGEDVVSTGFALGFDRLMNAIEELNGKMELEPIVSTYVAAISDSTRHEAFKIAQTLRKDNIATEVDLSRKKFKKILAYANKIGVKYAVLVGERDLEDGKVTVKNMKTGEQGQMPINEVAPFIKTAIEFSS encoded by the coding sequence ATGGAATTTGAAAGACCAAGGGGAACAAGAGACTTCCTTTTTGAAGAAATGAGACAAAGGAAACACGCTGAAGACATTTTAAGAAATGTATTTGAAAACTATGGTTTTTGTGAAGTTCAAACACCTTTATTTGAAGACTTAAAACTATTCACCACTAAATCAGGAGAGGAAATTGTAGATCAATTATATAACTTTAAGGACAAGGGAGACAGAGACCTTGCCTTAAGACCTGAAATCACTGCCCCTATTGCAAGATTATACTTGAATGAGCTTCAAAAGACATCCAAGCCAATCAAGATTTACTACTATGGAAGCTGTTTCAGATATGAAAGACCTCAAAAAGGTAGATTCAGACAGTTCTGGCAATTCGGATGTGAATTGATTGGTGCAAAGACCCCTGAAGGTGAAGCTGAAGTGATAGCCATGTGCAACGATGCAATAGAAAAGCTTGGAATCACTACTGCAGAATTCAATGTAAATCACTTAGGAATAATCAGAGGATTATTCAATCACTTTGATATTGATACAGCTACACAAAGAGAGATTATGGTTGTTATCGATAAGGGTGACAAAGAGCTATTGAAAGAATCCCTTGTTGGAGACAATCCTATCATCAAGGACAAGCCAGAACTCAATGAGGTATTGTTCAAATTGATGGATATGGTTGGTGACTCTTCAATAATTGAAGCCATAGATGAACTAGTGTCTCCTTACGAAGAAACCAAAGAGGCCCTTGAAGAATTCAAGGAACTTGTAAAGACTCTTGAAAGTTTCCAAGTGTTCAATTACAAGTTAAATCTTGGTGTAGCTAGAGGACTTGACTATTATACTGGAATAGTGTTTGAGGTATATGTGGAAGGTCTTGGTGCACAAAAGCAAGTATGCGGTGGAGGAACTTACAATCTCGTTAAACTATTCGGTGGAGAAGACGTTGTCTCCACTGGATTTGCATTAGGTTTTGACAGATTGATGAATGCAATCGAGGAATTGAACGGCAAAATGGAACTTGAACCTATTGTAAGCACATATGTTGCAGCTATTTCAGACTCTACAAGACATGAAGCCTTTAAGATTGCGCAAACTCTTAGAAAAGACAATATCGCTACTGAAGTTGACTTGTCCAGAAAGAAATTCAAGAAGATTTTAGCTTATGCAAATAAGATTGGAGTGAAATATGCGGTTCTTGTTGGAGAACGTGACCTTGAAGATGGAAAAGTAACAGTCAAGAATATGAAAACTGGAGAGCAAGGGCAAATGCCAATAAATGAAGTTGCCCCTTTCATAAAAACCGCAATTGAATTCAGTAGTTAA
- the hisI gene encoding phosphoribosyl-AMP cyclohydrolase: MELNFRLNMGGEDLVIGIAQDYETNEVLMVAFMNKEAVEQTLKTKKAHYYSTSRKKQWLKGENSGNVQTVKEMYIDCDADAIIMKVEQIGAACHEGYRSCFFRQIDIDKENIDIDNLTDDDIEIISERLFDPKEMYR; the protein is encoded by the coding sequence ATGGAATTAAATTTCAGACTCAATATGGGTGGAGAAGACCTGGTGATTGGAATCGCCCAAGACTATGAAACTAATGAAGTGTTAATGGTGGCTTTCATGAATAAGGAAGCGGTAGAGCAAACCTTGAAGACCAAAAAGGCTCATTACTACTCTACTTCAAGAAAAAAGCAATGGCTAAAGGGAGAAAACTCTGGAAATGTGCAGACTGTTAAGGAAATGTACATTGACTGTGATGCAGATGCAATCATAATGAAGGTTGAGCAAATAGGTGCAGCATGCCATGAAGGATACAGATCATGCTTCTTTAGGCAAATAGATATTGATAAGGAGAATATTGACATTGACAATCTTACCGATGATGATATTGAAATAATCTCTGAAAGATTATTTGATCCAAAGGAAATGTACAGATAA
- a CDS encoding DUF2115 family protein encodes MFEKFNVLIDEDDKISKDDLMIVLKEELTDVSVFDMMIISAEIIENNKYVQESYQEKSKKIYIDFFLNRVKEIRSNDTVYNDYFNRDDFVEKLNKLKDIYKLVSKDRKNKSPIIDLVVCLYTTFVLDEPIHPIGTPFPGSLEVIMENGVYYCPVKEANIDTPNSVCRLCIAEQLDF; translated from the coding sequence ATGTTTGAAAAATTTAATGTGTTGATAGATGAAGATGATAAGATATCAAAGGATGATCTTATGATTGTCTTAAAGGAAGAGCTTACTGATGTTTCTGTTTTTGATATGATGATCATATCTGCTGAAATCATTGAAAACAACAAATATGTTCAGGAATCCTATCAGGAAAAAAGCAAAAAGATTTACATAGACTTTTTCTTAAACAGAGTCAAGGAAATAAGAAGCAATGATACTGTTTATAATGATTATTTCAATAGGGATGACTTTGTAGAAAAATTAAACAAATTAAAAGATATTTACAAACTTGTTTCTAAAGACAGAAAAAACAAAAGTCCAATTATTGATTTGGTGGTATGCCTTTACACTACATTTGTGCTTGATGAGCCTATTCATCCTATTGGAACTCCTTTCCCTGGCTCATTAGAGGTTATAATGGAAAATGGAGTTTATTATTGTCCGGTTAAAGAGGCCAATATTGATACTCCAAATTCTGTATGCAGACTTTGTATAGCTGAACAGTTGGATTTTTAA
- a CDS encoding sugar phosphate isomerase/epimerase family protein, which translates to MKIGASMLATENITMEEALEYFDSSKCIEYVEILHDYPYRELNDDEEMIDMINSYSLEYTIHSPFIDLNIASLNSALAKLSVNEIKRSIDLANMIDSDIVVVHPGIVSFSGRGKEDIIYEIAKDSLKDIGDYAKDNGANACIENLPHIEGFMYHDVNLLNETLTELELPMTLDIGHAHTAGFTPDEIYFNSIKHIHVHDNLGDGDTHRTLGEGTFPVNEFFDIFIKNNYDGIYMLELYSIDSIEKSIEYMKNLGLI; encoded by the coding sequence ATGAAAATAGGAGCTTCAATGTTGGCTACAGAGAACATTACAATGGAAGAGGCATTGGAATACTTCGATAGCAGCAAATGCATAGAATATGTAGAAATATTGCATGATTACCCATATAGAGAATTGAATGATGATGAAGAGATGATTGATATGATCAACTCATATTCCTTGGAATATACAATCCACTCCCCATTCATTGACCTGAACATCGCTTCACTGAATTCAGCATTAGCAAAACTATCAGTTAATGAAATCAAAAGGTCAATTGACTTGGCAAATATGATTGATAGTGACATTGTAGTTGTTCATCCAGGAATAGTGTCATTCAGTGGTAGAGGCAAGGAAGATATAATCTATGAAATAGCTAAGGATTCCCTAAAGGACATTGGTGATTATGCAAAAGACAATGGCGCCAATGCATGCATTGAGAACTTACCTCATATAGAAGGGTTCATGTATCATGATGTGAACTTATTGAACGAAACATTGACAGAACTTGAGCTTCCAATGACTTTAGATATTGGTCATGCCCATACTGCAGGGTTCACTCCAGATGAAATTTACTTCAACTCCATTAAACACATACATGTCCATGATAATCTTGGTGATGGTGACACACATCGTACATTAGGTGAAGGGACTTTTCCAGTAAATGAGTTCTTTGATATTTTTATTAAGAATAACTATGATGGCATCTATATGTTGGAGTTATATTCTATAGATTCAATCGAAAAAAGCATTGAATATATGAAAAATTTAGGATTGATATAA